GCAGATTGTGGGTGCCTTCACCAGCCGCGCCAAGCCCGACGGCCGTCTTCTTGTGGCCGGCACCGTCACCGCACCGCAGCTCTTCGTGGACGAACTGGCGAGCCTCGCCCGCGCCCAGCCGCAGGGCGCCCGCCGGCCGGTGGCGCTGGCCGGGGCCAAGCCGCCGGACGGGGGAAGCCAGATTGACCTCATGGCCACCACCGATGCGGACATCACCCTTTCGGCCGATCGCCTGGAAGGGAGCGGGGCTGGCGCCAAGGGCCTCCAGGCGCGCATGGTGCTCAATGCGGGGGCGCTGCGGGTGGACCCCTTGCGCATCAATTTTGTGGGGGGCGCCGTTTCGGCCGTGCTGGCGAGCGAGGGCGCCCATGTCCTGCGCCTGAAGGGCGCGGGTGAGGGCTTTCCGATGGCCGCGCTGATGGGGCCGGACGCCGCCATCAAGATCAGCGGCACGCTGCGCCTCGCCTTCGACCTGACCGCGCGCACGGATGGCGACGACCCGCTGGCGACGCTGGGTGGCACCTTGACCGCGCGGGTGGGGCGCGGGCGCATCGGCACTGGCCTGCTGGACCTTGCCGGCATGGGAATTGTGGGCGGGTTGTTCACCTCGTCCGTCTATCGCGGCGACAGCGAGCTGCGCTGCGCCAAGGTCCCGCTGGTGTTCGAGAAGGGCGTGGCGCGCACCAATCCCATGCTGGTGGTCATCACCGAGAACATCCAGGCGCTGGGCCGTGGCACCATCGACCTGCCGCGCAACCGCATCGACCTGCTTGTGGTGCCGCGTCCGTTGAATTCCCTGTTCGGCGAAACCGGCCACAGCTTCACGGTGAAGGGCGCACTGGCCGCCCCCTCCATCGCGCTCGCCTCGGGCGGTGCCGACCTGAAGGGGCGCGTGGGATGCGACAACTGAGCCGGCCCCTGTTGAAGGTCAGCTTTCGCCCGGTGCGCCGAACATTTCCGGGCGCGTCATCTCCCCGTGTCATGTATCCGACATATGGGGCCATAGTGGAAGTGGGGGGCTTGCCCCAGCGCGCCACCTGGATTCACGCCCGTTCTCTTGCTTTGGCGCGGTCCTTATGCTCCCCTCCCATCGCAAAGCCGACGCTCCAATCTTGCGCTATCCGGATAAAGTCATGCCCCGTCTGATCCGCCTCGCCTGTGGCTACGGCCTTCCGCTCGCCCTCGCCCTGCTGGTGGCGGGGTGCAAGGACACCAAGGAGGGCGCAGGCGCCCCCGCCCAGGACGTGGCGCCCGTGGTGATGGTGGTGCCCGCGCAGATGCGCCCGGTGAGCGAGGGGTCGGAATTTGTCGGCCGGGTGGAGGCCATGGAGCGGGTGGATATAAGGGCCCGCATCACCGGCTTCCTCACCGAAAAGGTGTTCACCGAGGGGCAGAAGGTGGCCGCCGGCGATGTGCTCTTCCGCATCGAGCCGGAACCGTTCGAGGCCCAGGTGGCGGCGCGCCAGGCTCAGCTGGAGGGCGCCCAGGCGACCCTCAACAATGCCGATCTCCAGGTGGCGCGTGGACAGGAGCTGTTCCGCACCAACAACCTGCCCCGCGCCACCCTCGACCAGCGCATCGCCGACCAGCAGCTCGCCGCCGCGCAGGTCTCCGCCGCCAAGGCCGCGCTCGATCAGGCCAATATCCAGCTGGGCTATACCCGCATCACCACCCCCATTGCCGGGCGGGTGGGCCGCTCGGCGGTCAATGTGGGCAATGTGGTGAGCCCGGACAGCGGCATCCTCACCACGGTGGTGAAGGACGACGTGGTGAAGGTGCTCTTCCCCGTGTCCCAGCGCCTGCTGATCGACATGAAGCGCGACGCCGCCAAGAATGGCGCCCGCCCCCTCCAGATCCGGCTGCGCCTGCCGGACGGCTCGCTTTATGACCAGCCGGGCCGCCTCTCCTTCATCAATGTGACGGCGGACGCATCCACCGATTCCACCCTGGTCCAGGCCGAGGTGCCCAATCCCGATGGCCTGCTCACCGCCGGCCAGGTGGTGGGCGTGCGCGTGGAGGAGGAGAAGGGCAAGGATGTGCTGGTGATCCCCCAGTCCGCCCTGCAGCTCGACCAGGCCGGCACCTTCGTGCTGGTGGTGGGTGCCGACAACAAGGTGGCCCAGACCTTCGTGAAGGTGGGCTCCACGCGCGGCGGGCAGGCGGTGATCACCGAGGGCCTCGCCCCCGGCGCCCTTGTCATCACCGAGGGCGCGCAGCGGGTGCGGCCGGGGCTGCCGGTCACGCCCAAGCCGGCGCCGACCCCCCTCGACGGTCCGGTCAAGGGCTGACGCCATGATCTCCAAGATCTTCGTCGACCGCCCCCGCCTGGCGATGGTCATCGCCATCGTCATGGTCATTGCGGGCCTTGTCTCGCTCACGCGCATTCCGGTGGCGCAGTTTCCTGACATTGTGCCGCCGCAGGTGCAGGTCACCGCGCGCTTCCCCGGCGC
This genomic interval from Aquabacter sp. L1I39 contains the following:
- a CDS encoding efflux RND transporter periplasmic adaptor subunit, producing the protein MPRLIRLACGYGLPLALALLVAGCKDTKEGAGAPAQDVAPVVMVVPAQMRPVSEGSEFVGRVEAMERVDIRARITGFLTEKVFTEGQKVAAGDVLFRIEPEPFEAQVAARQAQLEGAQATLNNADLQVARGQELFRTNNLPRATLDQRIADQQLAAAQVSAAKAALDQANIQLGYTRITTPIAGRVGRSAVNVGNVVSPDSGILTTVVKDDVVKVLFPVSQRLLIDMKRDAAKNGARPLQIRLRLPDGSLYDQPGRLSFINVTADASTDSTLVQAEVPNPDGLLTAGQVVGVRVEEEKGKDVLVIPQSALQLDQAGTFVLVVGADNKVAQTFVKVGSTRGGQAVITEGLAPGALVITEGAQRVRPGLPVTPKPAPTPLDGPVKG